The segment CGTCAGCGCAGCGGCGCTGGTGGCCTCCTGGCTCGGCATTCAGAGTGACTATCGCGGCATCCGTTTCCCAGTGGTGCGCGGCGAACTGCCGGAAAATAACGGCATCCTGTTTGGTCATCCCGGCGATCGCATCGGCACTCTGACGCTTCCGGCCAGTAACGGCCCGATGCTGCAGCTGGTCGATAACCCCAACAATCCGGTTTACAAGTTACTGCTGGTCGTGGGCAATAACGACGATCAGTTGCGTCAGGCGGCCAACCGGCTGACGACGCAGTCGCTGAATACCGATGAGAACCATCTGCTGGTTTCCCCGCAGACCCTCGGAAACCGCAAGCCGTACGATGCGCCGCGCTGGATCAACACCGACCGCCCGGTGCGCCTGAGCGAGCTGCTGCGCAAAGATCAGAACCTGACCAGCAGCGGCATCTGGCATGATGCGCTGCGCGTGAACTTCCGCGCCGCGCCGGATCTGTTTCTGTGGGATGGCAACACGGTGCCGGTTAATCTGCACTATCGCTTCCCCTCCGAAAGCTGGATCGACGAGGACAATTCGTTCCTGAACGTCATGCTGAATGGCACCTTCCTGCGCAACCTGACGGTGAACAAGGTCGGCCTGCTGGAGAGCGCCTGGCATCGCCTGGGCGGAGATGCGCGTCAGGAGCAGTATCAGCTTAACCTCGAACCCTATCTGATCTATGGCGACAACCAGCTGGCGCTCTACTTCAATATTAAACCGCGGGCGGATGCGCCCTGCGGCGTGCTGCTGAACAACAATATCAAGAGCCGGATTGAAGAGGATTCGTGGATCGATCTGAGCCATACGCGTCACTTCAGCATGCTGCCAAACCTCTCCTACTTTGTGGGGGCGTCATTCCCGTTCTCGCGGCTGGCTGACTTTGGCCAGACCACGCTGCTGCTGCCGGAAACGCCCAGCGATGCGGAGCTGTCCACCCTGCTGGACCTGGCCGCGCGGGCGGGTAACGCCACCGGCGTTGCGCTGACGCAGAATCAGGTGCTGTTCGGTCTGCCCGCTGGCGGCACCCATCTGGCGCGCCTGGCGCAGAGCGATCTGCTGGCGGTCAGCACCACCGGCAACAGCGCCTTTAATCAGGCGATGCTGGCGGCCTCACCTTACGACGCCACGGGCAACACCTTCGGTGTGAAAGAGCCGGACGCGCTGGAAAAAGTGCGTGGCTGGCTGACCGGCGACTGGAGTCGTCAGCAACTGGATGCCGATCGTTACTTCTCCTCCAACGAGGCGTGGCGCGGCTTCCTTAGCTATCGCTCGCCGTGGAATCGCGATCGGCTGGTGGTGATGACGGTGGCGACCAGCGACGAACAGCTGCTGCGTCTGCACAACGATTTGAGTTCCGCGCAGATCAACGCCGCGGTGCGGGGCGATACGGCGATTATCACCGATGAAAACGGCATCCGCAGTTTCCGTGTCGGCGCGCAGTTCCCCAGCGGGGAGATGCCCTGGTACATGATGGTGGTGTGGTATGCCAACCAGCACTCGGTGCTGCTGGCGCTGGCGGCGCTGCTGGTTTCCGCTCTGGTGGGCAGTGGTGCCTGGGTGATGCTGAAGCGACATGCGTCGCGGCGTCTGAACCCCGGTCAGAACCGTGATTCCGGCAGGAAGTAAGGATAATAACAATGAAAAAAAATCTGTTAAGTGCCGGTATCCGCCATGCGCTGCTACTCGGCAGCTCGCTGGCCCTGTCGCAGCCGCTGCTGGCAGCGGAGAGCACCAACCCGGCGTTGCAGGCGCTGTTTGATCAGGCTTCCTACTGGCATCAGAAAGCGCACGACGATCTGGCGAAAGCCTCGCTGCAGAAAGTGCTGATGGTGGAGCCAGGCAACACCCAGGCGCTCTACCTGCTGGCGCTCTATTCACAGCAGGGCGGCGACAATGCGGCGGCGGCGCAGTATCGCGCCCGTCTGAGCCAGGTTTCCCCCAACGATCCGCATCTCAGCGAGCTGGATAACGCGCGTCAGCTGCAGACCATTCCGCAGGCGCAGCTTTCGCTGGCGCGTCAGCAGGCGCGCAGCGGCAACATTCCGGCGGCGTTGCAGACCTGGCGCAACACCTTCAGCGGCAATGAGCCGCCCGCCAGCGTCGCGGCGGAATATTATCTGACCATGGCGGGCGATCGCACGCTGCTGCCGCAGGCGGTTGAGGCGCTGCGCCAGTTCGCGGCCCAGCATCCGCAGGATACCGGCGCGCAGCTGGCGCTGGGTAAGGCGTTGACCTATCAGGAGTCGACCCGCCGCCAGGGCATTGAGGTACTGAGTTCGCTGGCGAGTGGCAATCAGGATGCCGATCGCTCGCTGCGGCAGGCGCTGCTGTGGCTCGGCCCGCAGCCGTCCGATGCGGCGCTCTACCAGACCTGGCAGCAGCGTCACCCGCAGGATTCCGCCGTTATCGACTACTACCGTAAAAACGTTGGCGGCGCAGAGAAAGGCGCGGGCTTCAGCGCACTGAACAGCGGTGATGTCGGTGGAGCGCAGGCCAGTTTTGAAAAAGTACTGGGGGCCAACCCTCAGGATGCGGATGCCCTAGCGGGCATGGGCTATGTGGCTCAGCGCGCCGGACGCTATCAGGAGGCGGCGGACTATCTGCAGCGTGCGGCTCAGCTCGGCGGCGACCAGGGGTCATCACGTCAGCAGCAGGCGGACGATGCCCGCTTCTATGCGCGGCTGGCGAGTGCCCAGCAGGCGCTGAAGAGCGGTGACAGCGCCCAGGCGCTGACGTTAAGCGAACCGCTGATCCAGGCGGAAGGCGAAAAGGGGCTGGCCGCCAGGCTGTTCCGCGCTGACGTGCTGCGTCGCACTAATCAGCCAGAGCAGGCGGAGCAGCTCTATCGCACCATTCTGCAAAGTGATGCGGATAACCGCAGCGCAAAAGAGGGACTGTTCTACGT is part of the Pantoea sp. Ep11b genome and harbors:
- the bcsB gene encoding cellulose biosynthesis cyclic di-GMP-binding regulatory protein BcsB translates to MKILTQTLLASSLSAALWLTPAVAETPVAGESSSAAPVNSPAPMPPDSTATAHADSAAAREPVNSPAPLPSGAAATTPPADTAVSAPAENQAPASATPALTPVNSAATLAADPAQAAPTVSGGGTAAPSLSSAAPAAQAAESAPASAPQRAAAETTPASANPAYAPAGEATSTPQVSGEAASVAAPEESSGSVTQDSSALSDVPPPQGLSGADPALAAAASAVPYAPGQTTAPVAVPQPVIAAAINQPISSTLSVAQMGQTRGITLTGGQLQSGITFTLPSDEVITNARLNLTLRVSAALAARNTSLQLMLNGQPLGTLPLGATDSDVSDYELDIPAAMVVSSNNLSFKINDADKLLCEKESAQQYQVTILPKTALHLEGQQLNIGTSLRNFPRPFLDPQRMTASVVTMGFARQVSPDAVSAAALVASWLGIQSDYRGIRFPVVRGELPENNGILFGHPGDRIGTLTLPASNGPMLQLVDNPNNPVYKLLLVVGNNDDQLRQAANRLTTQSLNTDENHLLVSPQTLGNRKPYDAPRWINTDRPVRLSELLRKDQNLTSSGIWHDALRVNFRAAPDLFLWDGNTVPVNLHYRFPSESWIDEDNSFLNVMLNGTFLRNLTVNKVGLLESAWHRLGGDARQEQYQLNLEPYLIYGDNQLALYFNIKPRADAPCGVLLNNNIKSRIEEDSWIDLSHTRHFSMLPNLSYFVGASFPFSRLADFGQTTLLLPETPSDAELSTLLDLAARAGNATGVALTQNQVLFGLPAGGTHLARLAQSDLLAVSTTGNSAFNQAMLAASPYDATGNTFGVKEPDALEKVRGWLTGDWSRQQLDADRYFSSNEAWRGFLSYRSPWNRDRLVVMTVATSDEQLLRLHNDLSSAQINAAVRGDTAIITDENGIRSFRVGAQFPSGEMPWYMMVVWYANQHSVLLALAALLVSALVGSGAWVMLKRHASRRLNPGQNRDSGRK